One genomic segment of Stigmatopora argus isolate UIUO_Sarg chromosome 3, RoL_Sarg_1.0, whole genome shotgun sequence includes these proteins:
- the LOC144071520 gene encoding calcium-independent phospholipase A2-gamma isoform X1 — protein MSHKWCLSFWLKRNRTPYPWRSRKYTPSPFSFSGTRPSSFNVQNPRHINSGHLSRKHALHPRLHAQKAWLYRTNQIARQKLHTGGLRLNTSASRWSTGISQHMSRVKNTLDTVSKAVTRTDLLSKFSRLKTNAFGKNAPSTPESKVVEITPVSSEHPLNASPCSSSATTTSSPPPDDTSQASIAPTVVTVGGVQKEKRGRVTSTVEPDKPDESSAESENLPSDALFHPSKFSVNLDETYNYLAHHINSYFGSSTHKTDAESRDDASRALQTSNPLDNKLEALPASPKKGISHYLSYSAPTVQAFVGSYIAPLVPKFRTGESKSASDDVVKTENSAVKQIEASVSKEQKAVEEKAKKLLVQREKIIARVSVDNRTRALVQALRRATDVRVYISRVEDLSYHLLEFPETCGIAVKEKVIPCLLRLQQASDPGLREAVREALALVGYHKPVKGRGIRILSIDGGGLRGVLALQTLHKLECLTGKPIHKLFDYICGVSTGAILGFMLGIFQLPPGDCDDLYRKLGSDVFKQNVIVGTVKMGWSHAFYDSEAWEAMLKEKMGSHLLVETSRNPDCPKVAAVSAIVNRGTPLKAYVFRNYNLLPGVRSHYLGGCQHQLWQAIRATSAAPGYFQEFPLGSDLHQDGGLLINNPTALAIHESKCLWPNVPLDCVVSVGTGRLETAGKASSGTYTSLKTKITNVISSATDTEEVHAMLDGFLPADAYFRFNPHLSEDISIDDNRQEKLNLLRAEGLRYLDRNEEKLRKAARILTTEKSSAQRFADWLGTRAHMYDSFKF, from the exons ATGAGTCATAAATGGTGTCTCAGTTTCTGGCTGAAACGAAACAGAACGCCTTACCCATGGCGTTCTCGCAAATACACACCCTCACCTTTTTCCTTCTCAGGTACGCGACCCTCTTCATTCAATGTCCAGAACCCTCGCCACATCAATTCGGGCCACCTCAGCCGGAAACACGCCCTCCACCCGCGGCTCCATGCTCAGAAAGCCTGGCTTTACAGAACGAACCAGATCGCCAGGCagaaactccacacgggtggccTACGTTTGAACACGTCGGCATCGCGCTGGTCTACGGGAATCAGCCAACACATGTCTCGGGTAAAAAACACATTGGACACCGTTTCCAAAGCGGTGACGCGAACGGACCTTCTCTCCAAATTTTCCCGCCTCAAGACTAACGCGTTTGGAAAAAACGCGCCGTCGACACCGGAGTCAAAAGTTGTGGAAATCACTCCCGTTTCTTCCGAGCATCCCTTAAATGCATCACCTTGCTCTTCAAGCGCCACCACGACTTCATCTCCTCCACCTGATGACACCTCACAAGCTAGCATCGCTCCCACGGTGGTGACCGTAGGGGGAGTTCAGAAGGAAAAACGGGGTCGTGTCACCTCAACCGTCGAGCCGGACAAGCCCGACGAGTCATCGGCGGAGAGCGAGAATCTTCCTTCCGACGCCCTTTTCCACCCGAGCAAATTTTCCGTCAACCTGGACGAAACCTACAATTACCTCGCCCATCATATCAATTCCTATTTTGGCAGCAGTACGCATAAAACGGACGCGGAGAGCCGAGATGACGCTTCTCGGGCGCTACAAACGAGTAACCCGCTGGATAATAAGTTAGAAGCTCTTCCCGCATCCCCCAAGAAAGGCATCAGCCATTACTTGTCCTACTCGGCTCCCACGGTGCAAGCTTTTGTGGGGAGCTACATTGCTCCCCTGGTCCCCAAGTTCAGGACGGGTGAGAGCAAAAGCGCCAGCGATGATGTGGTGAAGACGGAGAATTCTGCGGTGAAGCAAATTGAGGCATCTGTCAGCAAAGAGCAGAAAGCGGTAGAAGAGAAAGCCAAGAAACTTCTGGTCCAAAGGGAAAAG ATCATCGCCAGGGTGAGCGTGGACAACCGGACCCGGGCGCTGGTGCAAGCCCTCCGCAGGGCCACTGACGTCAGGGTCTACATCAGTCGAGTGGAGGACCTCAGCTACCATCTGCTGGAATTTCCCGAGACTTGTGGGATTGCAGTCAAG GAAAAGGTGATCCCGTGTCTGCTGCGTCTGCAACAAGCCAGCGACCCCGGACTGAGGGAAGCGGTCCGAGAAGCTCTGGCTCTGGTGGGTTACCACAAGCCCGTCAAAGGCCGCGGCATACGCATTCTGTCAATAGATGGCGGAGGCTTAAG GGGAGTTCTTGCCCTTCAGACTTTGCACAAGTTGGAATGTTTGACTGGCAAACCCATTCACAAACTCTTCGATTACATTTGTGGCGTCAGCACAG GTGCAATCCTGGGGTTCATGCTGGGAATTTTCCAGCTCCCGCCGGGCGACTGTGACGATCTTTACCGCAAGCTGGGCTCGGACGTTTTCAAGCAGAATGTCATCGTTGGCACGGTGAAGATGGGCTGGAGCCACGCCTTCTACGACAGCGAAGCTTGGGAGGCCATGCTCAA AGAGAAAATGGGTTCCCACCTCCTTGTCGAGACTTCCAGAAACCCGGATTGTCCAAAA GTGGCTGCAGTGAGCGCAATCGTAAACCGAGGCACCCCCCTGAAGGCCTACGTGTTCAGGAATTACAACCTGCTGCCGGGGGTGCGTTCCCACTACCTCGGGGGCTGTCAGCACCAGCTCTGGCAGGCCATCCGAGCCACCTCGGCGGCGCCCGGGTACTTCCAGGAGTTCCCCCTGGGGAGTGACCTCCATCAG GATGGAGGTCTGCTCATCAACAACCCCACGGCTCTGGCCATCCACGAGAGCAAGTGTCTGTGGCCCAACGTGCCCCTGGACTGCGTGGTTTCCGTGGGCACGGGTCGCCTGGAGACGGCGGGCAAGGCCAGCAGCGGCACCTACACCAGTCTCAAAACCAAAATCACCAATGTCATCAGCAGCGCCACAGACACCGAGG AGGTCCACGCCATGCTGGATGGCTTCCTGCCGGCCGACGCCTACTTCCGCTTCAACCCTCACCTGAGCGAGGACATCTCCATCGACGACAACCGGCAGGAAAAGCTGAACCTGCTGCGAGCCGAGGGCCTGCGCTACCTGGACAGGAACGAGGAGAAGCTACGCAAGGCGGCGCGCATCCTGACCACGGAGAAGAGCTCCGCCCAGAGGTTTGCCGATTGGCTGGGGACACGGGCCCACATGTATGACTCCTTTAAGTTTTAG
- the dnajb9a gene encoding dnaJ homolog subfamily B member 9a, with protein MANAQSALKMAVCLLVIAELLLAEKDYYDILGVPKDASERQIKKAFHRLAMRFHPDKNNHPDAEVTFREIAEAYETLSDTTRRREYERDGASYFTGGRQKRANVHQPFSFKFEDILKDFDAYGHNSRHARRRQHSERESHGRHGRQFQGSAVFGDVFDKVEKMFAFHRHPAHTQGVFGTASKQHCRTVTQRRGNMVTTYTDCTAS; from the exons ATGGCTAATGCTCAATCTGCTTTAAAGATGGCCGTGTGCCTCCTGGTGATAGCAGAGTTGCTTCTGGCCGAGAAGGACTACTACGACATATTGGGAGTGCCCAAAGACGCCAGTGAGCGTCAGATTAAAAAAGCTTTTCACAGGCTTGCCATGAGGTTCCATCCCGATAAGAACAACCACCCCGACGCTGAAGTGACATTTAGGGAAATTGCTGAAG CTTACGAAACATTATCTGACACAACGAGAAGACGCGAGTACGAGCGAGATGGCGCTTCTTATTTCACAGGTGGGAGGCAAAAACGAGCAAATGTGCACCAACCTTTCAGCTTCAAGTTTGAGGACATCTTGAAGGACTTTGACGCGTACGGCCACAACAGCAGACACGCTCGACGCAGGCAACATTCGGAAAGAGAATCCCATGGCCGACACGGAAGGCAATTTCAAGGTTCGGCCGTCTTTGGAGATGTGTTTGACAAGGTGGAGAAGATGTTTGCCTTCCACCGGCACCCCGCGCACACGCAAGGTGTCTTCGGCACGGCCTCCAAACAGCACTGTAGAACAGTGACGCAACGTAGAGGGAATATGGTTACCACTTACACAGACTGCACTGCGTCCTAg
- the dnm1l gene encoding dynamin-1-like protein isoform X1, with translation MEALIPVINKLQDVFNTVGADVIHLPQIVVVGTQSSGKSSVLESLVGRDVLPRGTGIVTRRPLIFQLVHVDSEDRRKTNEENGIDGEEWGKFLHTKNKIYTNFEEIRQEIEAETERMSGINKGISDEPIHLKVFSPNVVNLTLVDLPGITKVPVGDQPKDIEIQIRELIVKYISNPNSIILAVTAANTDMATSEALKVAREVDPDGRRTLAVVTKLDLMDAGTDAMDILMGRVIPVKLGIIGVVNRSQLDINMKKPVADAIRDEYAFLQKKYPSLANRSGTKYLARTLNRLLMHHIRDCLPELKTRINVLAAQYQSLLNSYGEPVEDQSATLLQLITKFAAEYCHTIEGTAKYIETAELCGGARICYIFHETFGRTLESVDALGGLTTIDVLTAIRNATGPRPALFVPEISFELLVKRQVKRLEEPSLRCVELVHEEMQRIIQHCSNYSTQELLRFPKLHDAIVEVVTCLLRKRLPVTNDMVHNLVAIELAYINTKHPDFADACGLMNHNIEEQRRNRMRDSPSSVLRDKQVAAVGPPSASPSDQTDSGGMGTWRGMLKRGEDGAMGDRTGPQTPLLNSPQKGHAVNLLDVPVPVSRKLSAREQRDCEVIERLIKSYFLIVRKNIQDSVPKAVMHFLVNHVKDCLQSELVGQLYKSVLLDDLLTESEDMAQRRNEAADMLKALQKASQVIAEIRETHLW, from the exons ATGGAGGCCCTCATACCCGTCATAAATAAATTGCAAGATGTTTTTAACACGGTGGGCGCCGACGTTATTCACCTCCCGCAAATAGTTGTTGTGGGCACGCAG AGCAGTGGCAAGAGTTCTGTTTTAGAGAGCCTTGTCGGCAGGGATGTACTACCGCGTGGCACGGGCATCGTCACACGCCGGCCGCTCATTTTCCAGCTCGTCCATGTCGACTCTGAAGACCGACGGAAGACCAACGAGGAGAATG GCATTGATGGTGAGGAATGGGGGAAGTTTTTGCACACCAAAAATAAG aTCTATACAAATTTTGAGGAGATCCGTCAAGAAATTGAAGCAGAAACGGAAAGAATGTCAGGCATCAACAAG GGTATCAGTGACGAACCAATTCACCTCAAAGTCTTTTCACCGAATGTTGTCAACCTCACACTCGTGGACCTGCCTGGCATTACAAAG GTGCCGGTGGGAGACCAGCCCAAAGATATCGAGATTCAGATCCGTGAACTGATCGTCAAGTATATTTCCAACCCCAACTCCATCATCCTAGCTGTGACTGCTGCCAACACGGACATGGCGACGTCCGAGGCCCTAAAGGTGGCACGTGAAGTTGACCCTGACG GTAGGAGGACGCTAGCGGTAGTCACCAAGCTCGATTTGATGGACGCCGGGACGGACGCCATGGATATTCTGATGGGCCGAGTCATTCCAGTTAAACTTGGCATTATTGGAGTTGTCAACAG GAGCCAGCTGGATATCAACATGAAGAAACCAGTGGCGGATGCTATTCGGGATGAATATGCTTTCCTACAAAAGAAGTATCCCTCGCTAGCAAACAGAAGTGGAACCAAATATTTGGCCAGGACATTGAACAG ATTGCTAATGCACCACATCCGAGATTGTCTCCCGGAACTGAAAACCCGAATCAACGTGTTGGCGGCTCAGTACCAGTCGCTGCTCAACAGCTACGGCGAGCCGGTGGAGGACCAGAGCGCCACCCTGCTGCAACTCATCACCAAATTTGCCGCCGAGTATTGCCACACCATCGAGGGCACGGCCAAGTACATCGAGACCGCCGAGCT CTGCGGCGGCGCCAGAATCTGTTACATATTCCACGAGACCTTCGGCCGCACGTTGGAGTCGGTGGATGCCCTGGGCGGTCTGACCACCATCGATGTTCTCACCGCCATCCGTAACGCCACG GGACCGAGGCCCGCGTTGTTTGTGCCTGAGATTTCCTTCGAGTTGTTGGTCAAGAGACAAGTCAAGCGCCTAGAGGAGCCCAGTCTACGCTGCGTGGAACTGGTTCACGAGGAAATGCAGAGGATCATCCAACACTGCAGCAACTACAGCACGCAg GAGCTGCTGAGATTCCCCAAGCTTCACGACGCCATCGTGGAAGTGGTCACGTGCCTGTTGAGAAAGAGACTGCCTGTGACCAATGACATG gtTCACAACCTGGTGGCGATCGAGCTGGCCTACATCAACACCAAACACCCCGACTTTGCTGACGCCTGCGGCCTCATGAACCATAACATTGAG GAGCAGAGACGCAACAGAATGAGGGATTCGCCCTCTTCCGTCCTACGAGACAAG CAGGTGGCAGCAGTGGGGCCCCCGAGCGCATCTCCCAGCGATCAGACGGACAGCGGCGGGATGGGAACCTGGAGAGGAATGCTGAAAAGAGGCGAGGATGGCGCCATGGGAGACAGGACAGGGCCTCAAACCCCCCTTCTCAACAGCCCCCAGAAGGGCCATGCTGTCAATTTGCTCGATGTG CCCGTCCCGGTGTCCAGAAAGCTCTCCGCTCGGGAACAGCGAGACTGCGAAGTCATCGAGAGGCTGATCAAGTCCTATTTTCTTATCGTGCGCAAAAACATCCAGGATAG CGTTCCGAAGGCGGTGATGCACTTCCTGGTGAACCATGTGAAAGACTGTCTGCAAAGCGAGCTGGTAGGCCAACTGTACAAGTCGGTGCTGCTGGACGACCTGCTGACGGAATCGGAGGATATGGCACAGCGACGTAACGAGGCGGCGGACATGCTCAAG GCCCTGCAAAAAGCCAGCCAGGTGATCGCAGAGATCCGGGAAACGCACTTGTGGTGA
- the LOC144071520 gene encoding calcium-independent phospholipase A2-gamma isoform X2, with protein sequence MSRVKNTLDTVSKAVTRTDLLSKFSRLKTNAFGKNAPSTPESKVVEITPVSSEHPLNASPCSSSATTTSSPPPDDTSQASIAPTVVTVGGVQKEKRGRVTSTVEPDKPDESSAESENLPSDALFHPSKFSVNLDETYNYLAHHINSYFGSSTHKTDAESRDDASRALQTSNPLDNKLEALPASPKKGISHYLSYSAPTVQAFVGSYIAPLVPKFRTGESKSASDDVVKTENSAVKQIEASVSKEQKAVEEKAKKLLVQREKIIARVSVDNRTRALVQALRRATDVRVYISRVEDLSYHLLEFPETCGIAVKEKVIPCLLRLQQASDPGLREAVREALALVGYHKPVKGRGIRILSIDGGGLRGVLALQTLHKLECLTGKPIHKLFDYICGVSTGAILGFMLGIFQLPPGDCDDLYRKLGSDVFKQNVIVGTVKMGWSHAFYDSEAWEAMLKEKMGSHLLVETSRNPDCPKVAAVSAIVNRGTPLKAYVFRNYNLLPGVRSHYLGGCQHQLWQAIRATSAAPGYFQEFPLGSDLHQDGGLLINNPTALAIHESKCLWPNVPLDCVVSVGTGRLETAGKASSGTYTSLKTKITNVISSATDTEEVHAMLDGFLPADAYFRFNPHLSEDISIDDNRQEKLNLLRAEGLRYLDRNEEKLRKAARILTTEKSSAQRFADWLGTRAHMYDSFKF encoded by the exons ATGTCTCGGGTAAAAAACACATTGGACACCGTTTCCAAAGCGGTGACGCGAACGGACCTTCTCTCCAAATTTTCCCGCCTCAAGACTAACGCGTTTGGAAAAAACGCGCCGTCGACACCGGAGTCAAAAGTTGTGGAAATCACTCCCGTTTCTTCCGAGCATCCCTTAAATGCATCACCTTGCTCTTCAAGCGCCACCACGACTTCATCTCCTCCACCTGATGACACCTCACAAGCTAGCATCGCTCCCACGGTGGTGACCGTAGGGGGAGTTCAGAAGGAAAAACGGGGTCGTGTCACCTCAACCGTCGAGCCGGACAAGCCCGACGAGTCATCGGCGGAGAGCGAGAATCTTCCTTCCGACGCCCTTTTCCACCCGAGCAAATTTTCCGTCAACCTGGACGAAACCTACAATTACCTCGCCCATCATATCAATTCCTATTTTGGCAGCAGTACGCATAAAACGGACGCGGAGAGCCGAGATGACGCTTCTCGGGCGCTACAAACGAGTAACCCGCTGGATAATAAGTTAGAAGCTCTTCCCGCATCCCCCAAGAAAGGCATCAGCCATTACTTGTCCTACTCGGCTCCCACGGTGCAAGCTTTTGTGGGGAGCTACATTGCTCCCCTGGTCCCCAAGTTCAGGACGGGTGAGAGCAAAAGCGCCAGCGATGATGTGGTGAAGACGGAGAATTCTGCGGTGAAGCAAATTGAGGCATCTGTCAGCAAAGAGCAGAAAGCGGTAGAAGAGAAAGCCAAGAAACTTCTGGTCCAAAGGGAAAAG ATCATCGCCAGGGTGAGCGTGGACAACCGGACCCGGGCGCTGGTGCAAGCCCTCCGCAGGGCCACTGACGTCAGGGTCTACATCAGTCGAGTGGAGGACCTCAGCTACCATCTGCTGGAATTTCCCGAGACTTGTGGGATTGCAGTCAAG GAAAAGGTGATCCCGTGTCTGCTGCGTCTGCAACAAGCCAGCGACCCCGGACTGAGGGAAGCGGTCCGAGAAGCTCTGGCTCTGGTGGGTTACCACAAGCCCGTCAAAGGCCGCGGCATACGCATTCTGTCAATAGATGGCGGAGGCTTAAG GGGAGTTCTTGCCCTTCAGACTTTGCACAAGTTGGAATGTTTGACTGGCAAACCCATTCACAAACTCTTCGATTACATTTGTGGCGTCAGCACAG GTGCAATCCTGGGGTTCATGCTGGGAATTTTCCAGCTCCCGCCGGGCGACTGTGACGATCTTTACCGCAAGCTGGGCTCGGACGTTTTCAAGCAGAATGTCATCGTTGGCACGGTGAAGATGGGCTGGAGCCACGCCTTCTACGACAGCGAAGCTTGGGAGGCCATGCTCAA AGAGAAAATGGGTTCCCACCTCCTTGTCGAGACTTCCAGAAACCCGGATTGTCCAAAA GTGGCTGCAGTGAGCGCAATCGTAAACCGAGGCACCCCCCTGAAGGCCTACGTGTTCAGGAATTACAACCTGCTGCCGGGGGTGCGTTCCCACTACCTCGGGGGCTGTCAGCACCAGCTCTGGCAGGCCATCCGAGCCACCTCGGCGGCGCCCGGGTACTTCCAGGAGTTCCCCCTGGGGAGTGACCTCCATCAG GATGGAGGTCTGCTCATCAACAACCCCACGGCTCTGGCCATCCACGAGAGCAAGTGTCTGTGGCCCAACGTGCCCCTGGACTGCGTGGTTTCCGTGGGCACGGGTCGCCTGGAGACGGCGGGCAAGGCCAGCAGCGGCACCTACACCAGTCTCAAAACCAAAATCACCAATGTCATCAGCAGCGCCACAGACACCGAGG AGGTCCACGCCATGCTGGATGGCTTCCTGCCGGCCGACGCCTACTTCCGCTTCAACCCTCACCTGAGCGAGGACATCTCCATCGACGACAACCGGCAGGAAAAGCTGAACCTGCTGCGAGCCGAGGGCCTGCGCTACCTGGACAGGAACGAGGAGAAGCTACGCAAGGCGGCGCGCATCCTGACCACGGAGAAGAGCTCCGCCCAGAGGTTTGCCGATTGGCTGGGGACACGGGCCCACATGTATGACTCCTTTAAGTTTTAG
- the dnm1l gene encoding dynamin-1-like protein isoform X2 translates to MEALIPVINKLQDVFNTVGADVIHLPQIVVVGTQSSGKSSVLESLVGRDVLPRGTGIVTRRPLIFQLVHVDSEDRRKTNEENGIDGEEWGKFLHTKNKIYTNFEEIRQEIEAETERMSGINKGISDEPIHLKVFSPNVVNLTLVDLPGITKVPVGDQPKDIEIQIRELIVKYISNPNSIILAVTAANTDMATSEALKVAREVDPDGRRTLAVVTKLDLMDAGTDAMDILMGRVIPVKLGIIGVVNRSQLDINMKKPVADAIRDEYAFLQKKYPSLANRSGTKYLARTLNRLLMHHIRDCLPELKTRINVLAAQYQSLLNSYGEPVEDQSATLLQLITKFAAEYCHTIEGTAKYIETAELCGGARICYIFHETFGRTLESVDALGGLTTIDVLTAIRNATGPRPALFVPEISFELLVKRQVKRLEEPSLRCVELVHEEMQRIIQHCSNYSTQELLRFPKLHDAIVEVVTCLLRKRLPVTNDMVHNLVAIELAYINTKHPDFADACGLMNHNIEEQRRNRMRDSPSSVLRDKVAAVGPPSASPSDQTDSGGMGTWRGMLKRGEDGAMGDRTGPQTPLLNSPQKGHAVNLLDVPVPVSRKLSAREQRDCEVIERLIKSYFLIVRKNIQDSVPKAVMHFLVNHVKDCLQSELVGQLYKSVLLDDLLTESEDMAQRRNEAADMLKALQKASQVIAEIRETHLW, encoded by the exons ATGGAGGCCCTCATACCCGTCATAAATAAATTGCAAGATGTTTTTAACACGGTGGGCGCCGACGTTATTCACCTCCCGCAAATAGTTGTTGTGGGCACGCAG AGCAGTGGCAAGAGTTCTGTTTTAGAGAGCCTTGTCGGCAGGGATGTACTACCGCGTGGCACGGGCATCGTCACACGCCGGCCGCTCATTTTCCAGCTCGTCCATGTCGACTCTGAAGACCGACGGAAGACCAACGAGGAGAATG GCATTGATGGTGAGGAATGGGGGAAGTTTTTGCACACCAAAAATAAG aTCTATACAAATTTTGAGGAGATCCGTCAAGAAATTGAAGCAGAAACGGAAAGAATGTCAGGCATCAACAAG GGTATCAGTGACGAACCAATTCACCTCAAAGTCTTTTCACCGAATGTTGTCAACCTCACACTCGTGGACCTGCCTGGCATTACAAAG GTGCCGGTGGGAGACCAGCCCAAAGATATCGAGATTCAGATCCGTGAACTGATCGTCAAGTATATTTCCAACCCCAACTCCATCATCCTAGCTGTGACTGCTGCCAACACGGACATGGCGACGTCCGAGGCCCTAAAGGTGGCACGTGAAGTTGACCCTGACG GTAGGAGGACGCTAGCGGTAGTCACCAAGCTCGATTTGATGGACGCCGGGACGGACGCCATGGATATTCTGATGGGCCGAGTCATTCCAGTTAAACTTGGCATTATTGGAGTTGTCAACAG GAGCCAGCTGGATATCAACATGAAGAAACCAGTGGCGGATGCTATTCGGGATGAATATGCTTTCCTACAAAAGAAGTATCCCTCGCTAGCAAACAGAAGTGGAACCAAATATTTGGCCAGGACATTGAACAG ATTGCTAATGCACCACATCCGAGATTGTCTCCCGGAACTGAAAACCCGAATCAACGTGTTGGCGGCTCAGTACCAGTCGCTGCTCAACAGCTACGGCGAGCCGGTGGAGGACCAGAGCGCCACCCTGCTGCAACTCATCACCAAATTTGCCGCCGAGTATTGCCACACCATCGAGGGCACGGCCAAGTACATCGAGACCGCCGAGCT CTGCGGCGGCGCCAGAATCTGTTACATATTCCACGAGACCTTCGGCCGCACGTTGGAGTCGGTGGATGCCCTGGGCGGTCTGACCACCATCGATGTTCTCACCGCCATCCGTAACGCCACG GGACCGAGGCCCGCGTTGTTTGTGCCTGAGATTTCCTTCGAGTTGTTGGTCAAGAGACAAGTCAAGCGCCTAGAGGAGCCCAGTCTACGCTGCGTGGAACTGGTTCACGAGGAAATGCAGAGGATCATCCAACACTGCAGCAACTACAGCACGCAg GAGCTGCTGAGATTCCCCAAGCTTCACGACGCCATCGTGGAAGTGGTCACGTGCCTGTTGAGAAAGAGACTGCCTGTGACCAATGACATG gtTCACAACCTGGTGGCGATCGAGCTGGCCTACATCAACACCAAACACCCCGACTTTGCTGACGCCTGCGGCCTCATGAACCATAACATTGAG GAGCAGAGACGCAACAGAATGAGGGATTCGCCCTCTTCCGTCCTACGAGACAAG GTGGCAGCAGTGGGGCCCCCGAGCGCATCTCCCAGCGATCAGACGGACAGCGGCGGGATGGGAACCTGGAGAGGAATGCTGAAAAGAGGCGAGGATGGCGCCATGGGAGACAGGACAGGGCCTCAAACCCCCCTTCTCAACAGCCCCCAGAAGGGCCATGCTGTCAATTTGCTCGATGTG CCCGTCCCGGTGTCCAGAAAGCTCTCCGCTCGGGAACAGCGAGACTGCGAAGTCATCGAGAGGCTGATCAAGTCCTATTTTCTTATCGTGCGCAAAAACATCCAGGATAG CGTTCCGAAGGCGGTGATGCACTTCCTGGTGAACCATGTGAAAGACTGTCTGCAAAGCGAGCTGGTAGGCCAACTGTACAAGTCGGTGCTGCTGGACGACCTGCTGACGGAATCGGAGGATATGGCACAGCGACGTAACGAGGCGGCGGACATGCTCAAG GCCCTGCAAAAAGCCAGCCAGGTGATCGCAGAGATCCGGGAAACGCACTTGTGGTGA